In the genome of Chryseobacterium arthrosphaerae, one region contains:
- a CDS encoding Crp/Fnr family transcriptional regulator has translation MVEKLLQSGIRWEKKEFRRNEFLKISGSTDTSIYFIESGSIRIFIMDENEERIIRFGYTGNIIVSMDSFLSGKPSDFYIQAIKKTSVKVASKKDFYEFIQSDEAHMKFWMHILEDLVLQQLEREKDLLTSAPGERFERVLKRSPKLFQEVPNKYIANYLRMSPETLSRLKKS, from the coding sequence ATGGTTGAAAAATTGCTACAAAGCGGAATCCGTTGGGAAAAGAAAGAATTCAGACGGAATGAGTTCCTGAAGATCTCCGGCAGTACAGACACTTCTATCTATTTTATTGAAAGCGGCAGTATCCGGATTTTTATAATGGATGAAAATGAAGAGAGAATCATCCGTTTCGGATACACCGGTAATATCATTGTCAGTATGGATTCCTTTTTATCAGGAAAACCATCGGATTTTTATATTCAGGCGATTAAAAAAACATCAGTTAAAGTTGCTTCAAAAAAGGATTTTTATGAGTTCATACAGTCGGATGAAGCACATATGAAATTCTGGATGCATATTCTGGAAGATCTTGTGCTCCAGCAGCTGGAAAGGGAAAAGGACCTGCTTACCAGTGCTCCCGGAGAACGTTTTGAAAGAGTTTTAAAGCGGAGTCCGAAGCTGTTTCAGGAAGTTCCCAATAAATATATCGCCAATTATCTGAGAATGTCACCGGAAACCTTATCAAGGCTTAAAAAATCTTGA
- a CDS encoding DinB family protein, whose product MKFSTSELLDELKNRTQQHLHFAEMLSVKPEGDLNFRLSEDSWSALECLEHLNRYGDFYIPEIKHNINSAGKPSRPYFKPGILGNYFAKSMLPKEKLNPMKTLKQMNPIYSRLDKTVIDTFTEQQKKLLQLLEDAQYVDLEKTKTAISISKLIRLKLGDTFRFVIYHNERHIEQIKRILVHKKEEKISQKA is encoded by the coding sequence ATGAAATTTTCAACCTCAGAATTATTGGATGAATTAAAAAACAGGACACAGCAGCATTTACACTTTGCTGAAATGTTGTCTGTAAAGCCGGAAGGTGATCTTAATTTCAGACTTTCAGAAGACAGCTGGAGTGCATTGGAATGCCTGGAGCACCTCAATCGGTATGGAGATTTTTATATCCCTGAGATCAAACACAATATTAATTCAGCCGGGAAACCTTCACGACCTTATTTTAAACCGGGGATTCTTGGGAACTATTTTGCCAAAAGCATGCTTCCCAAAGAGAAACTGAATCCAATGAAAACGCTTAAACAAATGAATCCTATTTACAGTCGTTTGGATAAAACCGTAATTGATACATTCACAGAGCAGCAGAAAAAATTACTTCAATTATTAGAAGACGCACAGTATGTTGACCTGGAAAAGACAAAAACAGCGATCAGTATTTCAAAGCTGATCAGACTGAAGCTGGGGGATACTTTCCGGTTTGTTATTTATCATAATGAAAGGCATATTGAACAGATAAAAAGAATTTTAGTACATAAAAAAGAAGAGAAAATCTCCCAAAAAGCTTAA
- a CDS encoding methylated-DNA--[protein]-cysteine S-methyltransferase, with translation MEFISQKTIQTPLGEMIACAVDQGICLLEFTDRKNIEKQLKSLSKALKADIAEKEHPHFRQLEAELKEYFEGKRSHFEVPLFTTGTEFQEKVWQLLREIPMGEIRTYKQQSEFLGNPKAIRAVGTANGINKIAILIPCHRVIGSNGELVGYAGGIWRKQKLLELEKAILF, from the coding sequence ATGGAATTTATATCTCAAAAAACAATACAAACCCCGCTGGGTGAAATGATCGCCTGTGCTGTAGATCAGGGAATCTGCCTGCTTGAATTCACAGACCGGAAGAATATTGAAAAACAGTTAAAGTCATTATCAAAAGCTTTGAAAGCTGACATTGCGGAAAAAGAACATCCTCATTTCAGGCAGCTGGAAGCAGAGCTGAAAGAATACTTTGAAGGAAAAAGAAGTCATTTCGAAGTTCCGCTGTTTACAACGGGAACAGAATTTCAGGAGAAAGTATGGCAGCTTCTGCGTGAAATTCCGATGGGTGAGATAAGGACCTATAAACAGCAGTCAGAATTCCTGGGCAACCCGAAAGCGATCCGTGCGGTAGGAACGGCTAACGGAATCAATAAAATTGCCATCCTGATTCCCTGTCACCGTGTAATTGGTTCCAACGGAGAACTGGTAGGCTATGCCGGCGGGATCTGGAGAAAACAAAAACTGCTGGAACTGGAAAAGGCGATTTTGTTTTGA
- a CDS encoding isocitrate lyase/PEP mutase family protein, whose product MISFKQLHYGEEPLLLGNVWNVESAGVYEKLGYKALATSSSAVALSLGYEDGEQISFEEYFYIIKRIKASVSIPLSVDLEAGYGLENDTIVSNILKLLEIGVSGINIEDTYVIEGERKLTEKNIFCERLKDIFIKLGENRDKIFINVRTDPFLLNMENALEETLERIKLFEELKADGVFVPGVISENDIRTIAASTGLPVNVMGLPDLPDFDTLKKLGVKRITSGAFVYRQIYKELEKTVQKITDERSFSTLFI is encoded by the coding sequence ATGATCAGTTTTAAACAGTTACATTATGGTGAAGAGCCATTACTTTTGGGTAATGTATGGAATGTTGAAAGTGCAGGAGTATACGAAAAGCTGGGCTATAAAGCACTGGCAACTTCAAGCTCGGCGGTGGCACTTAGCTTAGGATACGAGGACGGAGAACAGATATCTTTCGAAGAATATTTTTATATCATTAAGAGGATAAAAGCTTCTGTATCAATTCCTTTATCAGTAGATCTGGAAGCAGGATATGGTCTTGAAAATGATACCATCGTATCCAATATTCTGAAACTTTTAGAAATAGGAGTATCAGGAATTAATATTGAAGATACTTATGTTATTGAAGGAGAAAGAAAATTGACAGAAAAAAATATCTTCTGCGAAAGACTGAAAGACATTTTTATCAAATTAGGTGAAAACAGAGACAAAATTTTTATCAATGTACGGACAGATCCTTTTTTACTGAATATGGAGAATGCACTGGAAGAAACCCTGGAGAGAATTAAACTCTTTGAAGAACTTAAGGCTGATGGTGTTTTCGTTCCCGGAGTGATTTCTGAAAATGATATCAGAACAATTGCAGCATCTACGGGTCTTCCTGTGAATGTGATGGGACTTCCTGATTTACCGGATTTTGACACGCTTAAAAAATTGGGGGTCAAAAGAATTACTTCAGGTGCTTTTGTGTACAGACAAATTTATAAAGAGCTGGAAAAAACAGTTCAGAAGATTACAGATGAGAGAAGCTTTTCTACCCTTTTTATTTAA
- a CDS encoding bifunctional transcriptional activator/DNA repair enzyme AdaA, whose amino-acid sequence MKLTGKIMYEASYTKDVSFEGIFWMGVKTTGIFCRPTCTARKPKFENVEFFFSTKDAMLKGYRPCKVCRPLENLNATPQYIKELLKEIAEDPTLKFKDYDLVKRGLEPATVRRWFLKHHGLTFHAFQRMSKLNTAFKKLQQGASVTDVAFDTGYESLSGFNDSFKNIFGVSPKNNTMEKIIDLKRIETMLGTMIACADENGICLLEFSDRKALPTELKSIAEYCKANIIQGENPHFHTLEKQLSEYFEGKRTKFTVPLSLVGTAFQKEVWNILQEIPYGATRSYREQADILGNPKSVRAVANANGLNKISILIPCHRVVGSNGQLTGYGGGIWRKQKLLELEKAILF is encoded by the coding sequence ATGAAACTCACAGGAAAAATAATGTACGAAGCATCTTATACCAAAGATGTTTCCTTTGAAGGAATATTCTGGATGGGAGTGAAGACTACAGGAATATTCTGCAGACCGACCTGTACAGCAAGGAAACCTAAATTTGAAAATGTAGAGTTTTTCTTCAGTACCAAAGATGCAATGCTAAAAGGTTACCGGCCCTGTAAAGTATGCAGGCCTTTGGAAAACCTCAATGCAACACCGCAATATATCAAAGAACTGCTTAAAGAAATTGCAGAGGATCCCACCTTGAAATTTAAAGATTATGACCTTGTCAAAAGAGGGCTGGAGCCGGCGACTGTCCGCAGATGGTTTTTGAAACATCATGGACTAACGTTTCATGCTTTTCAGAGAATGTCAAAGCTTAATACAGCATTTAAAAAACTACAGCAGGGAGCATCAGTTACTGACGTTGCATTTGATACAGGTTATGAAAGTCTCAGTGGTTTTAATGACAGCTTTAAAAATATCTTTGGAGTGTCGCCTAAGAATAATACGATGGAGAAAATTATTGATCTGAAGAGAATTGAAACAATGCTGGGAACGATGATAGCCTGTGCCGATGAAAATGGAATCTGCCTTCTCGAGTTTTCTGACAGAAAAGCGCTTCCCACAGAACTGAAGAGTATTGCGGAATATTGTAAAGCGAATATCATACAAGGTGAAAATCCCCATTTTCATACCCTGGAAAAACAGCTTTCCGAATATTTTGAAGGAAAAAGAACCAAATTTACAGTGCCCCTTTCCCTGGTAGGAACAGCTTTTCAGAAGGAGGTATGGAATATTCTGCAGGAGATTCCCTATGGTGCAACCAGGAGCTACCGGGAACAGGCTGATATCCTGGGAAATCCTAAATCAGTAAGAGCGGTGGCAAATGCGAATGGTCTGAATAAAATATCTATTCTCATACCTTGTCATCGCGTGGTAGGAAGTAATGGACAGTTGACCGGATATGGGGGAGGGATCTGGAGAAAACAAAAACTGCTGGAACTGGAAAAGGCGATTTTGTTTTAA
- a CDS encoding DUF2911 domain-containing protein — MKKLLAAVCISVSAFSFAQDYSVPAASPRQKVEQQFSMSKITIDYGRPGVKGRKIFGELVPYGQVWRAGANSSTKITFGQAVNFGGKTVPAGTYGLFIVPTEKEWKVILNKDFQQWGAYTYDPKQDVVDVTVPVNKLADKQEWFEITLNPTDENSGNLVIKWDMAQAEVPLKPSKLDTVIKISDKLKEIKKIESDSTKKS, encoded by the coding sequence GTGAAAAAGTTATTAGCAGCAGTTTGCATTTCAGTTTCAGCATTCAGTTTTGCACAGGACTATTCAGTACCGGCAGCAAGTCCGCGTCAGAAGGTAGAGCAGCAGTTTTCAATGTCCAAGATCACGATCGACTACGGAAGACCGGGAGTGAAAGGACGTAAGATCTTCGGAGAATTGGTTCCTTATGGTCAGGTTTGGAGAGCAGGAGCAAACTCCTCTACAAAAATTACATTCGGACAGGCCGTTAATTTCGGAGGAAAAACAGTTCCTGCAGGTACCTACGGACTATTCATCGTTCCTACAGAAAAAGAATGGAAAGTGATCCTGAATAAAGACTTCCAGCAATGGGGCGCTTATACCTATGATCCTAAGCAGGATGTAGTAGACGTTACCGTACCGGTGAACAAACTGGCAGACAAGCAGGAGTGGTTTGAAATTACCCTGAATCCTACAGACGAAAACTCTGGAAATCTTGTGATCAAGTGGGATATGGCTCAGGCTGAGGTTCCGTTGAAGCCATCCAAACTGGATACCGTGATCAAGATTTCTGATAAACTGAAAGAAATCAAGAAAATAGAATCAGATTCCACTAAAAAAAGCTAG
- a CDS encoding GNAT family N-acetyltransferase has product MNFSVQTVLENEEYQLIPLQQGDFESLYEVASDPKVWEQHPNKDRYKREVFESFFRGAMESKGAFKIVEKATGDVLGSSRYYNFDEADHHIFIGYTFYGTKSWGKGINPQIKKLMLDYIFQFVDKVHFHIGKENFRSQTALERLGGIRIAEEEVAYFAEPTRTNFVYEIKKENWI; this is encoded by the coding sequence ATGAATTTTTCTGTTCAGACTGTTTTAGAGAATGAAGAATATCAATTAATCCCCTTACAGCAAGGGGATTTTGAGTCTTTATATGAAGTAGCCTCCGATCCAAAGGTTTGGGAACAGCATCCCAACAAAGACCGGTACAAAAGGGAAGTGTTTGAAAGCTTTTTCAGAGGAGCTATGGAGAGTAAGGGAGCTTTTAAAATTGTAGAGAAAGCTACAGGAGATGTATTGGGAAGCAGCCGCTATTATAATTTTGATGAAGCAGATCATCATATTTTCATCGGCTATACTTTTTACGGCACGAAATCCTGGGGAAAAGGCATCAATCCACAGATCAAAAAGCTGATGCTGGATTATATCTTCCAGTTTGTAGATAAGGTACATTTTCATATCGGGAAAGAGAACTTCCGCTCACAAACCGCTTTGGAAAGATTGGGAGGCATCAGGATTGCAGAAGAGGAGGTGGCTTATTTTGCCGAACCTACCCGTACTAATTTTGTATACGAAATCAAAAAAGAAAATTGGATATGA
- a CDS encoding cupin domain-containing protein, whose protein sequence is MKKYKIQQSPFVVPTTDGKLIEEHWGNSTGNSNVSIAHMVAPPDWSEPHQTPEFDEFTYIISGKKQFEIDGEIVTLEKGQSILIEKGARIRYSNPFSEACEYLAICLPAFSMELVNREEEGVD, encoded by the coding sequence ATGAAAAAATATAAGATCCAGCAATCGCCGTTTGTAGTGCCTACTACGGATGGAAAGCTTATTGAGGAACATTGGGGAAATTCTACAGGCAATTCCAATGTTTCCATTGCTCATATGGTGGCACCTCCGGATTGGAGTGAGCCTCACCAGACCCCTGAGTTTGATGAGTTCACCTACATTATTTCAGGGAAAAAACAGTTTGAAATAGATGGTGAGATCGTTACACTGGAAAAAGGGCAGAGCATCCTGATTGAAAAAGGTGCCAGAATCCGGTACAGCAACCCGTTCTCAGAAGCTTGTGAATACCTTGCGATCTGTCTTCCTGCGTTTTCTATGGAGCTGGTGAACAGGGAAGAGGAAGGAGTAGATTAG
- a CDS encoding dienelactone hydrolase family protein, whose translation MIRSILLTTLMVASGTLFSQKLKTVTYQDGPQKLNGLITSNAGKKLPGVLILPAWKGIDEEAKTAAIELEKQGYIAFIADIYGEGKIPADNESAAKSSGYYKQNYQEYQKRISLALEQLKKNGAIADKTAVIGYCFGGTGALESARGNLPVAGVVSIHGSLGRDQSRKNEKLTAKILVENPADDRGVTPEDYNNLIKEMNDGNADWQIITYAHSKHTFTDPKSPDYNEVMAKRAWNHTLMFLKEILK comes from the coding sequence ATGATACGATCCATTTTACTCACCACATTGATGGTAGCTTCAGGAACTCTTTTCAGCCAGAAGCTCAAAACAGTAACCTATCAGGACGGCCCACAGAAACTGAACGGCCTGATCACATCAAATGCAGGAAAAAAACTTCCGGGAGTACTGATTCTCCCAGCCTGGAAAGGGATTGATGAAGAAGCCAAAACAGCAGCCATAGAGCTGGAAAAACAAGGTTATATTGCCTTCATTGCCGATATTTATGGCGAAGGCAAGATCCCGGCAGATAATGAATCTGCAGCCAAAAGCTCTGGTTATTACAAACAGAATTACCAGGAATACCAAAAACGGATTTCGCTGGCATTAGAGCAGCTGAAGAAAAACGGAGCGATAGCTGATAAGACAGCGGTCATCGGGTATTGTTTCGGGGGAACCGGTGCTTTGGAATCCGCAAGAGGAAATCTGCCTGTTGCAGGCGTTGTTTCCATTCACGGAAGCCTGGGCAGAGATCAGAGCAGAAAAAATGAAAAACTTACTGCTAAAATCCTGGTTGAAAACCCAGCTGACGACAGAGGCGTAACCCCTGAGGATTACAACAACCTGATCAAAGAAATGAATGACGGAAATGCAGACTGGCAGATCATCACGTATGCCCACTCAAAACATACCTTCACCGATCCGAAGTCTCCGGATTATAATGAAGTGATGGCTAAGAGAGCATGGAACCATACGCTGATGTTCCTGAAAGAAATACTGAAATAA
- a CDS encoding HAD family hydrolase: MKIKNIIFDFGGVLMDWNPRYFFKDYFNDDDKMEYFLENIAQDEWNIEQDRGRSLSEGTEIQIKKFPEWEKEIRAYYDNWTVMLKSDIPQNVDVLRKLKNTDYQLFGLTNWSAETFPYALENYDFFQIFDGKIVVSGTEKLIKPDPAIWHILLERYHIQAGESVFIDDNPKNIEMARSLGFATIHVTLDTNLEQELTVLGVKM; encoded by the coding sequence ATGAAAATAAAAAACATTATATTCGATTTTGGTGGTGTATTAATGGACTGGAACCCAAGATATTTCTTTAAAGATTACTTCAATGATGACGATAAAATGGAATATTTTCTGGAAAATATCGCTCAGGATGAATGGAATATTGAACAGGACAGAGGAAGAAGCCTATCGGAAGGGACTGAAATTCAGATAAAAAAATTCCCTGAATGGGAAAAAGAGATCAGAGCTTACTATGATAACTGGACGGTGATGCTGAAGAGTGACATTCCTCAGAATGTAGATGTTTTAAGAAAACTGAAGAATACGGATTATCAGTTATTCGGTTTGACAAACTGGTCTGCAGAAACGTTTCCTTATGCGTTGGAAAATTATGATTTTTTCCAGATTTTTGATGGTAAAATTGTTGTTTCGGGCACAGAAAAACTCATCAAACCTGATCCTGCAATCTGGCACATCCTATTAGAAAGATACCATATACAGGCCGGTGAATCTGTTTTTATTGATGACAATCCAAAGAATATTGAAATGGCCCGGTCGTTAGGTTTTGCAACCATTCATGTAACACTCGATACCAATCTTGAGCAGGAGCTTACTGTTTTAGGGGTAAAAATGTAA
- a CDS encoding type I restriction enzyme HsdR N-terminal domain-containing protein has protein sequence MELPKLNFQETFDFKFKKDKDKFFIYDLVRKTYLLLTPEEWVRQHWVHYYLTVKSYSTSALITEKKIVLNGLTKRVDLLITEKTEPVVLIECKAPQIKLTEKTFEQTARYNSIIGAREIILTNGLQHINAYYEDGQYRFYRPE, from the coding sequence ATGGAACTTCCAAAACTGAATTTTCAGGAAACTTTTGATTTTAAATTCAAGAAAGACAAAGATAAGTTTTTTATTTATGATTTGGTTCGTAAAACTTATCTTCTGCTCACTCCTGAGGAATGGGTAAGACAGCACTGGGTCCACTATTATCTTACGGTAAAATCCTATTCTACCTCAGCACTGATCACGGAAAAAAAGATCGTTCTGAACGGTCTTACCAAGAGAGTTGATCTGCTGATTACTGAAAAAACAGAACCCGTAGTCCTGATCGAATGTAAAGCTCCCCAGATCAAATTAACCGAAAAAACATTTGAGCAGACCGCCAGGTATAATTCCATTATCGGAGCCAGGGAAATTATCCTGACCAACGGATTGCAGCATATCAATGCTTATTATGAAGATGGGCAGTACCGGTTTTACAGACCGGAATAA
- the holA gene encoding DNA polymerase III subunit delta has product MKELDLILKNIKNKEVLPIYFFHGEEAYFIDLAVKALEHNFLEEDEKAFNQTVTYGKDTSYQEVLSLARQFPMMGDKQVIIVKEAQDLKFNEEENRILEAYVENPVPSTVLVFAHKHKKLDSRKKAAKALDKAKALFLSESVKDGNLPKWIADECTRLNIKTAPNISHLLAEYLGNDLSRIANELNKLKIILKENEVLDGTIIENHIGISKEYNIFELQKALGTKNANAAFKIAHFMGKNPKNNPFVMMLASLYNYFSNVIIYQTMAGQPQQTIASQMGVHPYFIKDYAESARLYPLKHATRVISILREFDMKGKGLGAVNMGEAELIKELVYKIINVDKIKMKV; this is encoded by the coding sequence ATGAAAGAATTAGATTTAATCCTCAAAAATATTAAAAATAAAGAAGTTTTACCTATTTATTTTTTTCACGGAGAAGAAGCCTACTTTATTGACCTTGCCGTAAAAGCCCTTGAACACAATTTCCTGGAGGAAGATGAAAAAGCTTTCAACCAAACCGTTACTTACGGAAAAGATACTTCTTATCAGGAAGTGCTTTCTCTGGCAAGACAGTTTCCGATGATGGGTGATAAGCAGGTGATCATTGTGAAGGAGGCCCAGGATCTGAAATTTAATGAAGAGGAAAACAGGATTCTGGAAGCTTATGTAGAAAATCCCGTACCTTCTACTGTACTGGTTTTTGCCCATAAACACAAAAAACTGGACAGCAGAAAAAAAGCGGCCAAGGCCCTGGATAAAGCCAAAGCACTTTTTCTGAGCGAATCGGTAAAGGACGGAAATCTTCCCAAATGGATTGCTGATGAATGTACCAGGCTCAACATCAAAACAGCACCCAATATTTCCCACCTTCTGGCAGAATATCTCGGGAATGACCTTTCAAGAATTGCCAATGAACTGAACAAGCTGAAGATCATCCTTAAAGAAAATGAAGTGCTGGACGGAACGATTATTGAAAATCATATCGGGATCAGTAAAGAATACAATATTTTTGAGCTTCAGAAAGCTTTAGGAACCAAAAATGCCAATGCAGCCTTTAAGATTGCTCATTTTATGGGAAAGAATCCTAAAAACAACCCTTTTGTAATGATGCTTGCAAGCCTTTACAACTATTTTTCTAACGTCATTATTTACCAGACCATGGCAGGGCAGCCTCAGCAGACGATTGCCTCCCAGATGGGCGTTCATCCTTATTTCATCAAAGATTATGCGGAAAGTGCAAGACTGTATCCTTTAAAACATGCGACAAGGGTCATTTCTATTCTAAGGGAGTTTGATATGAAAGGAAAAGGACTGGGAGCTGTGAATATGGGAGAAGCAGAGCTGATCAAAGAACTGGTCTATAAGATCATTAATGTGGATAAGATCAAGATGAAAGTATAG
- the trxB gene encoding thioredoxin-disulfide reductase → MEQNILDCVIVGSGPSGFTAAIYAARADLKPELYTGLEPGGQLTTTTEVDNFPGYPAGITGPEMMMDLQKQAERFETKVHYEMITKAEFSKERGGVHKLYAGNKEILAKTVIISTGATAKYLGLEDEKKYAGGGVSACATCDGFFYRGKDVVVVGAGDTAAEEATYLAKLCKKVTMLVRKDVFRASKAMIHRVENTPNIEVKFHHELIGIEGENSLVERAVIINNQTQEKSTVDVEGIFIAIGHKPNTDIFTGQVDLDENGYILTEKGSSRTNLPGVFAAGDVQDHIYRQAITAAGSGCMAAMDAEKYLAELH, encoded by the coding sequence ATGGAGCAAAACATTTTAGATTGTGTGATCGTAGGATCCGGGCCTTCTGGTTTCACAGCTGCTATCTATGCAGCAAGAGCAGACTTAAAACCTGAATTGTATACAGGTCTGGAGCCGGGCGGACAATTAACAACCACTACGGAAGTTGATAACTTTCCAGGGTATCCGGCCGGGATTACAGGTCCTGAAATGATGATGGATCTGCAAAAACAGGCAGAAAGATTTGAAACAAAGGTACATTATGAAATGATCACCAAAGCTGAATTCTCTAAAGAAAGAGGCGGTGTTCACAAACTATATGCAGGAAACAAAGAGATTCTTGCCAAAACAGTTATCATCTCTACAGGAGCTACGGCAAAATATCTGGGCCTTGAAGACGAGAAAAAATATGCAGGAGGCGGGGTTTCTGCCTGTGCTACATGTGATGGCTTCTTCTACAGAGGAAAAGACGTGGTAGTAGTAGGTGCAGGTGATACGGCGGCTGAAGAAGCCACTTATCTTGCCAAATTATGTAAGAAAGTTACCATGCTGGTAAGAAAAGATGTTTTCAGAGCTTCAAAAGCAATGATCCACAGAGTGGAAAATACTCCGAATATCGAAGTGAAATTCCACCACGAGCTGATCGGTATTGAAGGTGAAAACAGCCTGGTAGAAAGAGCAGTGATCATCAACAACCAGACTCAGGAAAAATCTACAGTGGATGTGGAAGGGATCTTCATCGCTATCGGTCACAAGCCGAATACGGATATCTTCACAGGCCAGGTAGATCTTGATGAGAACGGCTATATTCTTACAGAAAAAGGATCTTCAAGAACCAATCTTCCGGGAGTATTTGCTGCAGGAGATGTACAGGATCATATCTACAGACAGGCTATTACTGCTGCAGGAAGCGGGTGCATGGCTGCAATGGATGCGGAGAAATACTTAGCTGAATTGCATTAA